The genomic window TTATACTGATATACATAGACAATTAGAAAGAAAACAGCGTAAAGAAAGAAGAAAAGCTGAAAAGAGAGAAGCAAGAGAAAAAGCACAAAAGGAATCAGATTAGTTCACTTCTGATTCCTTTTATGCTTTATTTATTTCATATTTTAAAATGCCATTTTATAACTATCTTTTCCAAAACGTTTAATATATTCATCTTCATTATTAGCAATTCTTAATTTCATAATAAGATTACTTAAAAGTGCAGGGATGGAAGTACCATCTTCATATATTGATGACCCCCATACTTGTTCGAATAAATATGAAATTGTAAATGGCTGATATGGATGTGATATAAGTATTGTTAGTAATTTAAATTCGTTTTTAGTAAGATTCAATGGTTTTGCATGACATGAACATGTCCTTGCAGTTGTATCTAAAACAATATCTTTGAATCGATAGATTTGTCTTGGTCTAAGAATACCATTTTTATAGACAGATTGTATTTTAGCATCCAAATCTTTAAGAGTATA from Candidatus Stoquefichus sp. SB1 includes these protein-coding regions:
- a CDS encoding response regulator transcription factor, with the protein product MFSQFQALIIHSDKQINNQIKEYLDQKDYICNQVIQYIDLQNYYDNHNYDCVIIEDNFPRIKTKDFIVQTKLKSQPIIIALSDTLSSDYLESLLNAGADDYLTVPYTLKDLDAKIQSVYKNGILRPRQIYRFKDIVLDTTARTCSCHAKPLNLTKNEFKLLTILISHPYQPFTISYLFEQVWGSSIYEDGTSIPALLSNLIMKLRIANNEDEYIKRFGKDSYKMAF